A window of the Desulforapulum autotrophicum HRM2 genome harbors these coding sequences:
- a CDS encoding alpha-hydroxy-acid oxidizing protein encodes MKSIHENARQLMRGYCRVCPRCDGKACAGEVPGMGGVGTAAAFKANLTALDNLTFNMRLIHDVTDPDTTASFLGMDLALPVLAAPIGGVSFNMGGKITEQAYIEAIVHGCQAKGILGCTGDGVPDFIHESGFEAIRQAQGRGIPFIKPWEDHELFDKLQKAEQTGAKIVGMDIDAAGLITLRKMGRPVAPKTLDALKEIINSTPMKFILKGVMTPDEAMLAVEAGADAIVVSNHGGRVLDHTPGAARVLPGIVEQVKGKIAILVDGGVRTGGDVLKLVALGADAVMIGRPFSIACVGGLQQGVETYIDTIHGELKQTMVLTGTASMAKATPAILNSQEAPC; translated from the coding sequence ATGAAATCAATCCATGAAAACGCCAGACAATTAATGAGGGGATATTGCCGGGTCTGCCCCAGATGCGATGGCAAAGCCTGCGCAGGAGAGGTGCCAGGCATGGGCGGCGTTGGAACGGCCGCCGCGTTCAAGGCCAACCTCACGGCCCTTGACAACCTGACCTTCAACATGCGGCTCATCCACGATGTTACAGACCCTGACACAACTGCCTCGTTTCTCGGCATGGACCTTGCTCTACCCGTACTTGCGGCCCCCATTGGCGGGGTCAGTTTTAACATGGGCGGAAAAATCACCGAACAGGCCTACATCGAGGCCATTGTCCATGGTTGTCAGGCAAAAGGCATTCTGGGATGCACAGGAGACGGGGTTCCTGACTTTATCCATGAATCAGGATTTGAGGCCATCCGACAGGCCCAGGGAAGGGGCATCCCCTTTATCAAACCCTGGGAGGACCACGAACTGTTTGACAAGCTTCAAAAGGCCGAACAGACAGGAGCCAAAATTGTGGGCATGGACATTGATGCAGCAGGACTGATCACGCTTAGAAAAATGGGACGGCCCGTGGCCCCAAAAACCCTTGATGCCCTGAAAGAAATCATCAACTCAACCCCCATGAAGTTCATACTCAAGGGAGTGATGACTCCGGATGAGGCCATGCTGGCCGTTGAAGCCGGGGCCGACGCCATTGTGGTTTCCAACCACGGGGGACGTGTCCTTGACCACACCCCGGGAGCGGCCCGGGTGCTGCCCGGCATTGTTGAACAGGTCAAGGGCAAAATTGCCATCCTCGTGGACGGCGGTGTGAGAACAGGCGGTGATGTCCTCAAACTTGTGGCCCTTGGGGCCGATGCCGTGATGATTGGCCGGCCCTTTTCCATTGCCTGTGTGGGTGGGCTCCAACAGGGGGTTGAGACCTATATAGACACCATCCATGGAGAGCTCAAGCAGACCATGGTGCTCACAGGAACCGCCAGTATGGCCAAGGCAACCCCGGCCATACTTAACTCCCAGGAGGCCCCATGTTAA
- a CDS encoding YhdH/YhfP family quinone oxidoreductase translates to MNQAMNQAEYKALVVEELSPRAFTRTVKTKSIDTLPPGDLLIRVSYSSLNYKDALSASGNRGVTRTFPHTPGIDATGVVMESATQEFKQGDEVIVTSYDLGMNTPGGFGQYIRVPAQWAVKLPPGLTQKESMIFGTAGFTAGMSVAHITKTLTPSMGEILVTGATGGVGSLSVAILAKLGFEVVGVTGKKTGSDFLKSLGAKRTITREEAMDTSGRPLLKAQWAGAIDTVGGEILATAIKSTNSWGVVTCCGNVASPDLAINVFPFILRGVTLAGIDSQNCPMPLRESIWKKLAGDWKFNSLDTLHKEVTLAGLEREIILILAGKQQGRVLVNLSENR, encoded by the coding sequence ATGAATCAGGCGATGAATCAAGCGGAGTATAAAGCGCTGGTAGTTGAAGAGTTGTCCCCCAGAGCCTTTACACGAACGGTCAAGACAAAATCAATTGATACGCTTCCCCCCGGTGATCTCCTGATCCGGGTCAGTTACTCGTCCCTAAATTATAAGGACGCACTTTCGGCAAGCGGCAACCGGGGGGTCACACGCACCTTTCCCCACACCCCGGGAATTGATGCCACAGGCGTTGTGATGGAAAGCGCCACCCAGGAATTTAAACAGGGGGACGAGGTGATCGTCACAAGTTATGACCTTGGCATGAACACCCCTGGAGGTTTTGGCCAATACATCCGGGTACCCGCCCAATGGGCCGTGAAATTACCTCCAGGGTTGACCCAAAAGGAGAGCATGATTTTCGGGACGGCAGGATTTACCGCCGGCATGTCTGTTGCCCACATCACCAAGACCTTGACGCCTTCCATGGGAGAAATTCTGGTTACAGGGGCCACCGGGGGTGTCGGCAGCCTGAGTGTTGCCATCCTCGCCAAACTCGGGTTTGAAGTGGTCGGCGTCACAGGCAAAAAAACAGGCAGTGATTTTTTAAAGAGCCTTGGGGCTAAACGAACCATAACCCGGGAAGAGGCCATGGACACCTCGGGCAGACCCCTTTTAAAGGCCCAATGGGCCGGCGCCATTGACACCGTGGGTGGAGAAATCCTGGCAACGGCCATCAAATCCACAAATTCCTGGGGCGTTGTCACCTGCTGCGGCAATGTGGCATCCCCGGATCTTGCCATCAATGTTTTTCCCTTTATTCTAAGGGGGGTTACACTGGCCGGCATTGATTCCCAGAATTGTCCCATGCCCCTTCGAGAATCCATTTGGAAAAAGCTTGCAGGTGACTGGAAATTCAACTCCCTTGACACCCTTCACAAGGAGGTCACCCTTGCAGGCCTTGAACGTGAAATCATTCTGATCCTGGCCGGCAAACAGCAGGGACGAGTGCTTGTCAACCTTTCTGAAAACCGTTGA
- a CDS encoding helicase HerA domain-containing protein, producing MEELDVLRQIDFDWTMHVKGIWTDVRFNAAGLNKEIRDEILGDFSRLVDSKEVFSLLGRVILGPAGAGKTHFLGELRREIFNRSAGFVLVDMTDVSDFYETVVLGYLGSLQEPCAQGKTQSQVVFYHLLGMVNVTLDKKRLTRERLVEKMSSLSKHQVQQLRDKIITLLRRRFPRQASPPFQDVIRAFLLFNAEDFRERDLGYLWLQGQPIEESHRRTHGFNQARGRHTDIIRGLSWLMSLKFPVVLALDQFDAIVAEHSVKCGNPLDGPASDQEKRSLAVVEKIAAGLMALRDMTSRTITVAACLEATWAFFQARALKSSMDRFKPPLLLGPISRGDIAEQIIGPRIAHAYERLGFIPPYPTWPIKPLAFDTAKTLFPREILKRCDHFRQRCLNTKNIVELESFGGVEAPNPGEETTSPERWEGLGEMFKTIYDQAPVNDILNPENEDDLLKTLVQTACRCLVKEIPMSDRLDVTVETQFPGGAAYRTLHARVCVTYRDQNNREKHFCARGIQKNNSRAFQARLRAAMTASGMDSGLRSRHLVILRQGEIPSGGETLALLGRFKGSGGILEPLSFEGVRSLWALSEMEKLKDSDFEGWLIREKIVSKLGYFRRLTTWLTDDTRPKESLIREPGQASSPERTGNIPVGIEITGKEFSRKISMAIPSLTAHTMVLAGSGSGRTVLVKRLVEEAALKGIPAIVIDCTNDFVRLSDPWPVVPDKWNPDDTPRAAAYHAGTEVVVWTPGLERRTPLDPSVLFGLDKPSGRTRISVFSLAGISELKERQQFINQLAINLYNWTKKNSAPVRGLLVIDEVKEFIPAMGKALCSRILLRLCAQAGQYGLGLVFATQEPGRIDHGIMAGCSNRFYGRVNAISSIEAVRRQIQQKGGSGKEIPTLKRGHFYFSTQVYTPPVKVQVPLCLSHHSTTALEQEQVLQRGRDSRNKYIR from the coding sequence ATGGAAGAACTTGATGTGCTGCGGCAGATTGATTTTGACTGGACCATGCACGTCAAGGGTATCTGGACGGATGTAAGGTTTAACGCAGCCGGGCTGAACAAGGAGATCCGGGACGAGATCCTTGGAGATTTCAGCCGGCTGGTGGATTCAAAAGAGGTTTTCTCACTGCTTGGCCGGGTGATTCTGGGACCTGCCGGTGCAGGGAAAACCCATTTTCTGGGGGAACTCCGGAGGGAGATATTCAACCGGTCTGCCGGGTTTGTTCTGGTTGATATGACCGATGTGAGCGATTTTTATGAAACGGTTGTGCTCGGTTACCTGGGGTCCCTTCAAGAGCCCTGTGCCCAGGGAAAGACCCAGAGTCAGGTTGTCTTTTACCATCTTCTGGGCATGGTCAATGTGACCCTTGACAAAAAAAGGTTGACCAGGGAACGGCTGGTCGAAAAAATGTCCAGTTTAAGCAAACACCAGGTGCAGCAACTCAGGGACAAAATAATCACCCTGCTGCGCAGGCGCTTTCCCCGGCAGGCGTCACCGCCTTTTCAGGATGTAATCAGGGCCTTTTTGCTGTTTAATGCCGAAGATTTCAGGGAAAGAGACCTTGGATATCTGTGGCTTCAGGGACAACCCATTGAGGAATCCCATCGGCGCACCCATGGATTCAATCAGGCCAGGGGGAGACATACAGACATTATCCGAGGGTTATCCTGGCTGATGAGTCTTAAATTTCCCGTTGTTCTGGCCTTGGATCAGTTTGACGCCATTGTTGCTGAGCATTCTGTCAAGTGCGGAAATCCTTTGGATGGGCCTGCCAGTGATCAGGAAAAGAGATCCCTTGCCGTGGTCGAAAAAATTGCAGCCGGTCTCATGGCCCTGAGGGACATGACCTCCAGGACCATAACCGTTGCGGCCTGCCTGGAGGCCACCTGGGCGTTTTTTCAAGCCAGGGCGTTGAAATCGAGCATGGACCGGTTTAAGCCCCCCCTTCTGCTGGGGCCGATCTCCAGGGGTGACATTGCCGAGCAAATCATTGGTCCACGGATTGCCCATGCCTATGAACGGCTTGGATTTATTCCTCCCTATCCCACCTGGCCCATTAAACCCCTTGCCTTTGATACGGCAAAGACACTTTTTCCCAGGGAGATACTCAAAAGGTGTGACCATTTTCGCCAGCGCTGTTTAAACACAAAAAACATTGTTGAGCTGGAATCCTTTGGTGGGGTTGAAGCGCCCAACCCGGGGGAGGAGACCACTTCCCCTGAGCGCTGGGAAGGGCTCGGGGAAATGTTTAAAACCATCTATGACCAGGCTCCTGTCAATGATATTCTTAACCCGGAGAACGAGGACGATCTGTTGAAAACCCTTGTTCAGACGGCCTGCAGATGCCTTGTCAAAGAGATACCCATGTCTGACCGTCTGGATGTGACCGTTGAGACGCAGTTTCCCGGTGGTGCGGCCTATCGTACCCTGCATGCCAGGGTCTGTGTAACCTACAGGGATCAGAATAACCGGGAAAAACATTTCTGCGCCCGGGGGATACAGAAGAACAACAGCCGGGCGTTTCAGGCAAGGCTGAGGGCCGCCATGACAGCGTCTGGCATGGATTCAGGTCTCAGGTCCAGGCACCTGGTGATCCTGCGCCAGGGAGAAATCCCTTCGGGGGGTGAAACCCTTGCGCTTCTGGGCCGGTTTAAAGGTTCCGGTGGTATTCTGGAACCCCTCTCTTTTGAGGGCGTCAGATCCTTGTGGGCCCTGTCTGAAATGGAGAAATTAAAAGACTCTGATTTTGAGGGCTGGCTGATCCGGGAAAAGATCGTGTCAAAGCTGGGGTATTTTCGGCGGCTCACGACCTGGCTTACCGACGACACCAGGCCCAAAGAATCATTAATTCGGGAACCTGGACAGGCATCATCCCCTGAAAGGACCGGAAATATTCCCGTTGGTATTGAGATTACAGGCAAAGAATTTTCCAGAAAGATTTCAATGGCGATACCGTCGTTGACCGCCCATACAATGGTCCTTGCCGGAAGCGGTTCAGGCAGGACTGTTCTTGTGAAGCGGCTTGTTGAAGAGGCTGCCCTTAAGGGAATCCCAGCCATTGTCATTGATTGTACCAACGATTTTGTAAGGCTTTCCGACCCATGGCCCGTGGTTCCCGACAAGTGGAATCCCGATGACACTCCTCGGGCCGCGGCGTATCATGCCGGGACAGAAGTGGTGGTGTGGACTCCAGGCCTGGAAAGGCGGACGCCCCTTGATCCATCCGTGCTGTTTGGACTGGACAAACCTTCTGGCAGAACCAGGATATCGGTATTCAGCCTGGCTGGCATATCCGAGCTTAAGGAGAGGCAGCAATTCATCAACCAGCTGGCCATCAATCTCTATAACTGGACGAAAAAAAATTCAGCCCCCGTCCGGGGACTCCTGGTCATTGATGAGGTCAAGGAGTTCATCCCGGCCATGGGGAAAGCCCTTTGCAGTCGGATTCTTTTGCGACTGTGCGCCCAGGCAGGGCAATATGGCCTCGGGCTTGTCTTTGCCACCCAGGAACCCGGGCGTATTGACCATGGGATCATGGCCGGCTGTTCCAACCGGTTTTACGGCAGGGTGAATGCCATTTCATCCATTGAAGCGGTAAGACGACAGATTCAACAAAAAGGAGGCAGCGGTAAGGAGATCCCCACCCTTAAAAGGGGGCATTTTTATTTTTCAACACAAGTGTATACCCCCCCGGTCAAGGTCCAGGTCCCCCTGTGCCTGAGTCATCATTCAACAACCGCCCTGGAACAAGAGCAGGTGCTCCAGCGGGGTAGGGACTCCAGGAATAAATATATCCGGTAG
- a CDS encoding LEA type 2 family protein → MTKNNALLLVSLFLVFINGCAALQPGYETPVVTISSFEAIPAQGMVPQFQIGLHIVNPNRSALNLKGVSYTISLEGHQLMTGVSNQLPKIEPYGEGDVVLNATVSLFNGILFLKDLVGNQQRKEIAYTLKAKLDAGNLHPLIRVTQKGSLSFKQPI, encoded by the coding sequence ATGACAAAAAACAACGCGCTTCTACTTGTGTCCCTATTTTTAGTGTTCATCAACGGCTGTGCCGCTCTTCAGCCCGGTTACGAAACACCGGTGGTCACCATATCTTCCTTTGAAGCCATCCCGGCCCAGGGCATGGTCCCCCAGTTTCAGATCGGGCTCCATATCGTCAACCCCAATCGATCTGCACTTAATTTAAAAGGAGTCTCATATACCATCTCCCTTGAGGGACATCAACTCATGACAGGTGTATCCAATCAACTGCCCAAGATCGAGCCCTATGGTGAAGGAGATGTGGTTCTCAATGCAACCGTTAGCCTGTTCAACGGGATACTTTTTTTAAAAGACCTCGTGGGCAATCAACAAAGGAAAGAGATCGCCTACACCCTCAAGGCAAAACTGGATGCCGGGAATTTACATCCATTAATCCGCGTCACACAAAAAGGCAGCCTATCGTTTAAACAGCCCATCTAA
- a CDS encoding IS91 family transposase, with product MILISTIINKFKHGFLEQYKDSILPSHQKALWAMEQCRQEHGPHMLAQCTDHDCGEKRYIPHSCGHRNCPHCQNHENQQWIENQLDKRLPAEYYLATFTLPRQLRALTWRHQKIVYSLMFDCVQETLKTFTRNDKKLGGAAGFTAILHTHSRELEYHPHIHVVMPAASINMLTRLWKKKAGYLFNERALAKVFRAKMLEALVDQGLKLPGDCPEKWIVHCKNVGNGDKAIIYLGKYLYRGVIQEKDILRCEDGMVTFRYLHAKSKKYKTRTVTGEKFLYLLMLHILPKGFRRIRCYGFLHPCSKKLIKLLQLILRVIPFRMLASRQKKRPAITCPICGAKMKIIQTQILLPLVA from the coding sequence ATGATTCTAATCTCCACAATAATCAACAAATTCAAGCATGGCTTTCTGGAGCAATACAAAGATTCAATCCTACCCAGTCACCAAAAGGCCCTCTGGGCTATGGAGCAGTGCAGGCAGGAGCATGGCCCGCACATGCTGGCACAATGCACAGATCATGACTGCGGCGAAAAAAGATATATTCCCCACTCCTGTGGTCACAGAAACTGCCCCCATTGCCAGAACCATGAAAACCAGCAGTGGATCGAAAATCAACTGGACAAGCGACTCCCGGCCGAATACTACCTGGCCACCTTCACCCTCCCCAGGCAACTTCGGGCCTTGACATGGAGGCACCAGAAAATCGTCTATTCCCTGATGTTTGATTGTGTCCAGGAGACCCTGAAAACCTTCACCCGGAACGACAAAAAACTTGGTGGAGCAGCCGGGTTCACCGCCATACTCCACACGCATTCACGAGAGCTCGAGTATCATCCCCATATTCATGTCGTCATGCCCGCGGCAAGCATCAACATGCTAACCCGTTTATGGAAGAAAAAGGCCGGATACCTCTTCAACGAAAGGGCCCTGGCAAAGGTCTTCCGGGCAAAAATGCTGGAAGCCTTGGTCGATCAGGGCCTGAAACTGCCCGGGGATTGCCCCGAAAAGTGGATTGTTCATTGCAAAAACGTCGGCAACGGCGACAAGGCCATCATCTATCTTGGAAAATATCTTTACCGGGGAGTCATTCAGGAAAAGGACATCTTGCGATGCGAAGACGGCATGGTGACCTTCCGTTACCTGCACGCAAAGTCTAAAAAATACAAAACCCGGACCGTGACCGGAGAAAAATTTCTTTATCTGCTCATGCTCCATATCCTGCCCAAGGGTTTTCGTAGAATCCGGTGTTATGGATTCCTTCATCCCTGCAGCAAGAAACTCATTAAACTCCTTCAGCTAATATTGCGAGTCATTCCATTCCGTATGCTTGCAAGCAGACAGAAAAAACGACCCGCCATCACCTGTCCCATTTGTGGAGCAAAGATGAAAATCATCCAAACACAAATTCTTCTGCCGCTGGTTGCCTGA
- a CDS encoding tyrosine-type recombinase/integrase, translated as MLESGVDLVELQQILGHVSILTTSRYTHLTTVTKNNARQAVNSLTDTFDITWGGVK; from the coding sequence ATGCTGGAATCCGGCGTAGATCTTGTCGAACTCCAGCAGATCCTGGGACATGTCAGCATCCTGACTACCTCCAGATATACTCACCTGACGACCGTCACTAAAAACAACGCCCGCCAGGCCGTCAATTCCTTGACCGACACCTTTGATATTACCTGGGGAGGTGTCAAATGA
- a CDS encoding tyrosine-type recombinase/integrase gives MDTSMPNDPKFNKYYHKHLQCLKLAGLQPKTIEAYSRAIRRIGNYFDCRVENLTTDQLLDYFNDLLENRSWSAVKLDLYGLKFFYTRVLGKTWEDIPLIKPPKTTRIPDILSVEQLQQLVCATRQLSYRVFFFTAYSLGLRLGEGIRLKAGDIDSVNMRVHIRDAKGNKDRLVPLPEKTLQTLRNFWSVHRHSEFLFPNRKRGLKNAHLVDTPLDRGGIQTAMKAVVTQLGIKKKFHATRFATVMPPICWNPA, from the coding sequence ATGGACACCAGCATGCCCAATGATCCAAAATTCAACAAGTATTACCATAAGCATCTTCAATGCTTGAAACTGGCAGGCCTGCAACCTAAGACCATCGAGGCCTACTCACGGGCGATCAGGCGGATCGGCAACTATTTCGACTGCCGGGTCGAAAACCTGACCACCGACCAACTCCTTGATTACTTCAACGACCTGCTCGAGAACCGTTCCTGGAGTGCAGTCAAGCTCGACCTTTATGGCCTGAAGTTTTTTTACACCAGAGTGCTGGGCAAGACCTGGGAGGACATCCCCCTGATCAAACCACCGAAGACCACCAGGATTCCGGATATTCTTTCGGTAGAACAACTCCAACAACTGGTCTGCGCTACACGACAGTTGAGTTACCGGGTTTTCTTCTTCACAGCCTATTCACTGGGCTTGCGTCTTGGAGAAGGAATCAGGTTGAAGGCCGGCGATATCGATTCTGTCAATATGCGGGTCCACATCCGCGACGCCAAGGGAAACAAGGACAGGTTGGTTCCCCTGCCGGAGAAGACCTTGCAGACCCTGAGAAATTTCTGGTCTGTCCATCGACACTCAGAGTTCCTCTTTCCCAATCGGAAGCGGGGGCTGAAAAATGCACATCTGGTAGATACGCCCTTGGACAGAGGCGGAATTCAGACTGCCATGAAGGCCGTGGTCACGCAACTCGGTATTAAAAAAAAATTTCATGCCACTCGCTTCGCCACAGTTATGCCACCCATATGCTGGAATCCGGCGTAG
- a CDS encoding response regulator: protein MTDKPTYQALEARIGQLEKEVAEKETLSAQLQQAQRMEAVGTLAGEIANDFNNILQGISGYTEILLQGKEPDNPDFPNLTAIYKAAERGTRLIRQLLSFSHGVTARKEQTAKADALLEKNTSPLGGRETILVVDDEKSIIDMVGTILNQFGYQVLTAANGREALERHRQLSRKIDLVILDIGMPEMGGQECLQELLKLDPHTRVVFTSGYLNDASIAELMKSGAMGYIGKPYKVTDFLQSIRTVLDKERPYFQES from the coding sequence ATGACTGACAAACCAACCTATCAAGCCCTTGAAGCCAGGATAGGTCAACTTGAAAAAGAGGTCGCGGAAAAAGAAACACTTTCCGCACAGTTGCAACAGGCCCAGAGAATGGAGGCCGTGGGGACCCTTGCCGGAGAAATTGCCAATGATTTTAACAACATTCTCCAGGGCATCAGCGGGTACACGGAAATTTTGCTCCAGGGAAAAGAACCCGACAATCCTGATTTTCCAAATCTCACCGCCATATATAAAGCCGCAGAACGGGGTACCCGACTCATCCGGCAGCTTCTTTCGTTCAGCCACGGGGTAACCGCCCGAAAAGAACAAACGGCAAAGGCGGATGCCCTCCTGGAGAAGAACACCTCTCCCCTGGGCGGACGAGAAACCATTTTGGTGGTGGATGATGAAAAAAGCATCATAGACATGGTCGGCACGATCCTGAATCAATTTGGATATCAGGTTCTCACGGCAGCAAATGGACGAGAAGCCCTTGAACGCCATCGACAGCTTTCCCGAAAAATTGATCTTGTTATTCTTGATATTGGAATGCCGGAAATGGGCGGCCAGGAATGCCTCCAGGAACTTCTCAAACTCGACCCCCACACCCGGGTTGTCTTTACCAGTGGTTATTTAAACGACGCATCCATTGCAGAGCTTATGAAATCAGGAGCCATGGGTTATATCGGTAAGCCTTACAAGGTAACGGATTTTCTGCAAAGCATCAGAACCGTTCTGGACAAAGAACGGCCCTATTTCCAGGAGTCATAA
- a CDS encoding AzlC family ABC transporter permease — protein MSQSVTHFSQGRLSMFFEGAKDTFPLIVGAIPFGIIFGTLAATAGISFGATIGLSMFVFAGASQFVCVGLVAAGTAWPMIVLTTFVVNLRHMLYGATMVPFYKNLNPLWKIVLSFGLTDETFAVAVSRYSRRDGALDKHYYNLGSMVFMYLNWNLCTIIGLTAGKAFPEISQWGLDFAMPATFIGIVIPYLVSKPMWASVLTAGTVSIMASGLPHKLGLMVAALAGVAAGLAWELFVSVKKEVVQDV, from the coding sequence ATGAGTCAATCCGTTACCCATTTTTCACAAGGTCGTTTGTCCATGTTCTTTGAGGGGGCAAAAGATACTTTTCCCTTGATTGTCGGAGCCATTCCATTTGGTATTATTTTTGGAACCCTTGCGGCCACGGCAGGCATATCGTTTGGTGCAACCATAGGGTTGTCCATGTTTGTCTTTGCCGGAGCCTCACAGTTCGTCTGTGTGGGCCTTGTGGCCGCGGGGACAGCTTGGCCCATGATCGTTTTGACCACCTTTGTGGTCAATCTGCGGCATATGCTCTACGGAGCCACCATGGTGCCTTTTTATAAAAATTTGAATCCGCTGTGGAAAATTGTGCTCTCCTTTGGTCTGACCGATGAAACCTTTGCCGTGGCTGTCAGCCGTTACAGCCGGCGGGACGGGGCTCTGGACAAGCATTACTACAACCTGGGTTCAATGGTGTTTATGTATTTAAACTGGAACCTGTGCACCATCATTGGACTTACGGCCGGTAAGGCCTTTCCTGAAATATCCCAATGGGGGCTTGATTTTGCCATGCCTGCCACCTTTATCGGCATTGTTATTCCCTATCTTGTTTCAAAACCCATGTGGGCTTCGGTGCTCACCGCAGGAACGGTATCAATTATGGCCAGTGGGCTTCCCCACAAGCTTGGCCTGATGGTTGCCGCCCTTGCCGGTGTTGCGGCCGGCCTCGCATGGGAGTTGTTCGTTTCAGTGAAAAAAGAGGTGGTTCAAGATGTTTGA
- a CDS encoding AzlD domain-containing protein: protein MFDPGIGLSEVYMVAGMALVTFGIRYIMFPLSGRFRFPNLFARGLRYVPPVVLSAIIVPSVLMPDGQALNLKLSNPYLIGALAACVIGGLFKNLLLTIVVSMAVFLGVQWCFALG, encoded by the coding sequence ATGTTTGACCCGGGTATTGGTCTTTCTGAGGTTTACATGGTTGCGGGTATGGCCCTGGTGACTTTTGGTATTCGCTATATCATGTTTCCCCTTTCAGGACGATTCCGATTTCCTAACCTGTTTGCGCGTGGGTTGAGATATGTCCCCCCCGTGGTGCTTTCAGCCATTATTGTGCCTTCCGTGCTCATGCCCGATGGGCAGGCACTCAACCTCAAACTGAGCAACCCCTATCTCATTGGTGCCCTTGCCGCCTGCGTTATTGGCGGGCTGTTTAAAAACCTGTTGTTAACCATTGTGGTGAGCATGGCGGTTTTTCTGGGGGTTCAATGGTGCTTTGCCCTGGGATAA